ATTGTTTTCGTGCTGGCTTTATCGGGTGCTGGCATGCAACACCGTCATACCGATGATTTGATCGCCTTCATAGCGAACGATAATGTCTTCGTCGGTGATTTCACTATCCGTGGCAAAGCTCGGCTTCTTGAAATTGATATACAAGGCATCTGCTTCCTGGTCGTAAGACAGCCAAACATAGCCTTCCGGCGATTGTTTGACGGCAGGCACAAGCTTGAGATACTCGGCGAGATTCGCTATGGCCATGATTGTTTTCTCCTGTTCAATGAGCCGGTTCGGCGGGTCAGAAAAGCCGTGATGATAAAACCATCGGAAGCAAGCTCTCGGTAGACAACAACCAGGAATTTGCCGGGGTCCTGTTC
This genomic stretch from Cytophagia bacterium CHB2 harbors:
- a CDS encoding DUF2283 domain-containing protein; this translates as MAIANLAEYLKLVPAVKQSPEGYVWLSYDQEADALYINFKKPSFATDSEITDEDIIVRYEGDQIIGMTVLHASTR